The genomic region CACCAGCCTCGATCGCGGCCAGCATGCCCAGGCAGGCCTGCCGGATCTCCACGGCCGGCACCGGGCGGTCCAGGGTCTTCCGCAGGATGTAGTGCGACGGTGACCATCCTTCCGGACCCTGATGGTGGGTGTAGCTGTGCAGGAGGATCCCGAAGTCGTCCTCGTCGAGTCCCGAGCGGCGGACTGCGGTACGGGCGGCAGCAACGGCCATGTCGGGGGCAGGCACCGACCCGCCGACCGCAACCGAGACGATGCCCGACCTTCGCCGGGTGGCCTCCTCGTACCAGCCCTGTGCCACCGCGTGATCGGTACTGACCCGCTCCGGCACGATGCTGCCGATTCCGGCGAGGTAAAGGCCCTCGGTCCTCATGCATCGACCTCTTCCCTGATCTCGTTGGCAACCAGGAAGCGCGCCACGCTGTCGAGCTTCTCGCAGGTCTCCTCGAATTCCCTGGCTGGCTGTGACTGACCGACTATCCCGGCACCCGCACGCAGCCAGGTGCGACCGTTCTCGCGGAAGACCGTGCGCAGGACCAGTGCGGCGTCCAGCGCGCCGGAACTGTCGACGGTCAGGACTGCGCCGCCGTAGAGGCCGCGACGGTCCCCCTCGTGGCGTCGAATCGCGGCGAAGGCCGCTTCCTTTGGTACTCCCGACACGGTGACCGCGGGAAAGACAGCCGTGAAGGCGTCCCAGGCGTCCGCCCCGGCCGCCAGCTTTCCGGTCACCTGGGAGGCGAGATGCTGGACGCTACCCCTTTCCTCGACCGACATGAGGTCGCGAACTCCCACCGAGTTCGGTTCGCAGACCGTGAGCAATTCGTCATGGCCGATCTTGACGGAGATGGCGTGCTCATAGATCTCCTTCGCGGACGACAGGAGTTCCAGGCGCCGGCGGGTGTTCTCCGCGGCGCTCTCCGTGAATGCCCTCGTGCCGGCAAGCGGGTGGCTGACGACCGTGCCGTCCACGTCGACGCTGACCACGATCTCCGGGCTGAAACCGGCTGCTTCCAGCCCGTCCAACCGCAGCAGGAAGGACCGGGCGGGATTGTTCCTACGCCTGCCAAGAACATAGGAGGCGGCCAGGTCGATGTCGCTGTCAATCTCGATCTTCCGCGACAGGATGACCTTCTGCAACACATCTGCAGTGATCTCCTGGACGGCGCTCGCGACTGACGCGCAGTACTCGTCTCGGCCGATGTTCCGCACGTTGATCGGCGCCGCCCGGCGGTGGGCACTGTCCGCCCGCGTGGAAAGCAGGTCGACGAGCGTCGCAAGGGTGCCGGGGTCGCTGGAACGCACGTGAGCCACGCCGGCGTGCAGACGCACCTCGCTTCGCGGCACGATGAGGTGTAGAAGCCGCTCGTTGTCTAGACGCTCCCGGCTGCCGTCCCTCGCGTAGGAAAGTTCGAACGCGGCCCAGCCATACACTCGCCACTGCGGCAGCGGCAGCATGGCGAGCAGCTCACTGACCCGCCGCAGCGGCCGGCCGTCCCAGGCAAACTCCGCCTCCCGCACACCTCGCAGCGTCGCGCCGTCGCGGTCGAGGCGAATATCGGCGAGAATGCCGCCCGCATAGCACCAGATGCTCTCGTTCTCATAGACGACGAACTCGTGGTGGGGACCGGACTCGGCCAGTCGGGCCATGACGGCCAGGGGATCTTCCGATGTCTTGACTCTGGCTTCGACGTAACACGGCGAGCCCATGTTGTCCATCCCGGCTGACCTCGATTCCGTGAGCGGCGGCGGCAGAAAGGGGAGATGGCCGATGCGGTGGCGGGCAATGCCCGGCGCGGGGGAACTGCTTCTGCGAGCTGGCGAGTAGGGCCCTGAATGTCTCGCCGGCGAGACAGACCGTCCGCCGCAGCCAAGGATAGTGCAACGGTGTCGGGTGGCGTCAAACGACGCGGACATGCAGAAAAGGCGAGACGGGCGGCCCGCAGCACCGGATGACAGAAGACGGGGCATCGGTGGACGTCTCAATGAGCAGTGCAGTCGTCCTGGCGTCGGCGGCGAATTACTCTCGTCCACCACACAGCCGGCGTGATTGTTGTGGCCGGTGTGGTCGTGTGGTAATTCAGGCGGCACACGAGCAGGCGGACGGAGTCCGACCTGGTATAGCCGACCTGCTCGCTCGGCGCAGTCTCGTTGATTTCCGTGCTGGCCCGGCAGATTTTCCCACCGCGGGGTGCCATGGGTTGCCGTGACCGATCCACGGGCGGCGCTTCGGGGGTCTTCGAAGTTACTGATCTTGAGTTCGTGGGGTGACGTCCGGATCTTGTGGGGTACCCCAGGCATGTGAGGTATCCGGATGGCGGTGGATTGACCGCCGCCGGTCGTGCACGACGGGAACAGATCCGGCTGCGGGCCGCGGACCTGTTCGCCCGGGGGATGTCACCACCGGAGGTGGTCAGGCGGCTGTGGGTGTCCCGCACGTCGGCGTATGCCTGGCATCAGCGGTGGGAGGCCGGCGGTCCGGACGCACTGCGTTCGGTGGGGCCGGGGTCACGGTGCCGGCTGGACGACGAGCAGCGGGTCCGGCTGGCGGCGGAGTTGGATCGCGGGCCGGTGGCGCACGGCTGGACCGTCGACCAGCGGTGGACCCTGGGCCGGTTTGCCACGCTGATCGCCCGGCTGTTCGGGGTGTCCTACACCCTGACCGGGGTGGACAAGCTGCTGTACCGCATGGGGTATTCCGCGTAGCGGCCGGTACACCGGGCGGTGGAACGCGACGAGACCGCGATCGTGACCTGGCGGCGGGAGGTGTGGCCGGAGGTAGAACAACGGCCGCGGCCCGCGGCGCCTGGATCTGCTTGCTCGACGAGACAGGCCAGGGGCTGAGGCCCCCGAAGGGACGGACCAGGTCCCGGCGCGGACATACCCCGATCGTGACCGTGGCCGGGCGGCGTTCCCCGCGGATCTCGATCGCCGGGATGGTCTGCGTCCGCCCGGGTCGCCGGCCCCGGCTGATCTATCGGCTGCTGGTCCACCGGGGCCGCCGCGGTGAGCGGAAGGGCTTCGTCGCCCGGGACTTCATCCGGTTGTTGACCGCCGCGTACCACCAGCTCGACGGGAAGATCATGGTGGTGTGGGACAACCTGCCCGGCCATCATGCCCACGTGGTCGGTGAGTTCATCGACAGCCACGCGGACTGGTTGAGCGTGTACTGGCTGCCCTCCTACGCCCCGGAGATCAATCCGGTGGAGGGCCTGTGGGCGCACCTGAAGACCGGTGTCCTGGCCAACCTCGCCGCACGCGGCCTGGACCACCTGATCCGCGTCATCAAGACCGCGCTGAAACGCGCCCAGTACCGCCCCGACCTGCTGTGGGGTTTCCTGGCCGAGACCGGACTCAGCCTGGAACCCCCGTAGCCTGTCACCCTACGAATTCAAGATCAGTAACCTCCGCCACTTGGCCTGACGATGCGACCCCGATACAGCACGAAGCCTGACAACTCCCTCGCGGGCTCCCCGTGGCCTCAGGCTCGACCATGAACCTGCACGGTTACTCACCGCGTTCGAAGGGTAGCTCAACGTCTGATTTCGTACCTTGTTTGTCCGATTTGCTGGTCGAGAACCATGGCGATGAGGAGCGCCAACGGGTCCTTGGTCAGCAGCTCGTCCGCCTCGTCGATCTGGCTCAGGTGAAGTCCCACGTCACAACGGTAGCTTCCTGGACTGCGGATGATCTCGTCCGGGTCCCGCCCGATCTCGGCGCAGTGGGACTTGAGGAGATCGTCGCGCTGCCGAAAGTGCTCCAACGGCGGGCCGGGGTAGTTCCCACGCAGACCGCACCCCTCAGACGGATGACCGGGCCGTCGTGGTCGAACGGATCGGCTTCGGCCCACACCCGGCGATGATCACGCGCGATTCGGCGAGGCCGCGGACAGCCTGACCGGCCGAGACCAGGGGCACGCCGTAGACCTCGAACGACTATTCAACGGCCCTGTGGGAACTCGTACGCGTTGTCACACACGGCGAGGTTCGGGTGTATCCCGTTGCAGCCCGCAGCGCGAGGACGCGGCTGCTTCTTCTCGGGAAGCCTGGCGTCCGCGACACGTCGGCGCCAGAAACTCGCCGACGCCAACACCATGCTCTTCAGGGTCAGGTCAGATAGAGGTCAGTCTCCTCCAGAGCTCGAAGCTGTCGGTAGTCCCGGTCGACCGCCTGCGGGTCCGACGCGGCCAGATAGACGAAACCGGGGGAGCTGGGAAGATCAATGGTGGCGCCGAGATGCTCCCCTGGCCGGAGGTGATGGCTGAGGGCGACGAAGGTGGGCAGCTCCTCCAGCCGAGCCGCCCACTCCAGCGAGCGCACGGTCCCGGCGGTGCGGCTGATCAGGGCGATGTTGCGCAGCGCCCCCAGCGAGCGGACTGTCCTGTCGTCGAACGCCGCGACCCGGTCGGGGTCGAGCAGGGACTCGGCCAACAGACTGGTCTGGGAGACGCCGCAGTATTTCTCCACCACCCACGGCAGGGTGCCGCCGCCCAGCCGGGCGCCGGACTCCACCAGGACGGGCCCCCGGTTGGTGATCATTACCTCGGTGTGCGCGGCGCCGTGCCTGACGCCGAGCGCGTCGAGCACTGCCGGAACGAAATCCCGCAGCGGCGCGGATTCCTCCGATCCGGCGGGGACGAGATCTTCGTGATCGTAAACAGGTCGACGGTCTGGACCGAGGCGCTTGGAATAGCGCCAGACCTCGACGATGCGGTGCCGCCCGGCATGCGACACGGTGTTCGCGTAGTATTCGACCCCTCGCAGGCGCTCTTGGACCAGCACTGTCGGGTTCGGCTCGCGATAGAGGTTGCGCGCGGCAAGCACCCGGGTGCAGGCCGTCCGCACCTCGTCTGGCGTCCGGCAGAACCACACGTTGTCGCTACCGGCGCTGCTCGGCGGTTTCACGACGACGTCTGTCAGCCGACGCCGCGCGTACCAGGTGCGTGCCTCGTCCGCGTCCGTGAAGCTCCAGGTGCGCGGAACCGTCAGACCCGCCTCAGCCGCCGCCCGACCCATCGTCGCCTTGTCCCGCCTGGCCGCCGACGTGGCCGGGTGATTGCCGTCGAGGCCCAGGTGGTGGGCCAGGATGTC from Frankia alni ACN14a harbors:
- a CDS encoding salicylate synthase; protein product: MARLAESGPHHEFVVYENESIWCYAGGILADIRLDRDGATLRGVREAEFAWDGRPLRRVSELLAMLPLPQWRVYGWAAFELSYARDGSRERLDNERLLHLIVPRSEVRLHAGVAHVRSSDPGTLATLVDLLSTRADSAHRRAAPINVRNIGRDEYCASVASAVQEITADVLQKVILSRKIEIDSDIDLAASYVLGRRRNNPARSFLLRLDGLEAAGFSPEIVVSVDVDGTVVSHPLAGTRAFTESAAENTRRRLELLSSAKEIYEHAISVKIGHDELLTVCEPNSVGVRDLMSVEERGSVQHLASQVTGKLAAGADAWDAFTAVFPAVTVSGVPKEAAFAAIRRHEGDRRGLYGGAVLTVDSSGALDAALVLRTVFRENGRTWLRAGAGIVGQSQPAREFEETCEKLDSVARFLVANEIREEVDA
- a CDS encoding ATP-grasp domain-containing protein, producing the protein MSGQARVAVVDGHSTGRALVAALTRRGASCVHVQSSEDMPAFFTDGFDPTHYEACLTGAGDPARLAGELAALGVTSVVAGTESGVVLADILAHHLGLDGNHPATSAARRDKATMGRAAAEAGLTVPRTWSFTDADEARTWYARRRLTDVVVKPPSSAGSDNVWFCRTPDEVRTACTRVLAARNLYREPNPTVLVQERLRGVEYYANTVSHAGRHRIVEVWRYSKRLGPDRRPVYDHEDLVPAGSEESAPLRDFVPAVLDALGVRHGAAHTEVMITNRGPVLVESGARLGGGTLPWVVEKYCGVSQTSLLAESLLDPDRVAAFDDRTVRSLGALRNIALISRTAGTVRSLEWAARLEELPTFVALSHHLRPGEHLGATIDLPSSPGFVYLAASDPQAVDRDYRQLRALEETDLYLT